Proteins from a single region of Hyalangium gracile:
- a CDS encoding glycosyltransferase family 4 protein, with protein MKIVYLHQYFNTPSMHGGTRSYELARRLVDMGHEVHMVTSDTRPGDGAQGWRVTNESGIRVHWLPVPYSNSMQYAERMRAFGRFAVNSAHRAMQLEGDVVFATSTPLTIAVPGILASRWNRRPMVFEVRDLWPAIPIAIGALKSRPAILAAQLLEKTAYAGAAHIIALSPGMKAGVEAAGVASEKITVIPNLCDPERFFVSASVGEAFRQKYEWLGDRPMVLYAGTLGLVNGLDYMVRLAAEMLRRDPEVRFVIMGQGREESTLHALSELLCVRNRNLFFLPAVPKAEMPAVLSAATIATSFVTDAPCMYDNSANKVFDALAAGRPLAINHGGWQAELIEKEQIGLCLPPRDVQAAADLLVNKVRDTRWLTEAGARARRLGVERFSADSAARKLAEVLQRAAGRA; from the coding sequence TCCACCAGTACTTCAACACGCCCTCCATGCACGGTGGGACGCGGTCCTACGAGCTCGCCCGGCGCCTGGTCGACATGGGCCACGAGGTGCACATGGTGACCTCGGACACCCGCCCCGGCGATGGCGCACAGGGCTGGAGGGTGACGAACGAGAGCGGCATCCGCGTGCACTGGCTCCCGGTGCCCTACTCCAACTCGATGCAGTACGCGGAGCGCATGCGCGCCTTCGGTCGCTTCGCCGTGAACTCCGCGCACCGGGCCATGCAGCTCGAGGGTGACGTGGTCTTCGCCACGAGCACGCCGCTGACCATCGCCGTCCCCGGCATCCTCGCCTCGCGCTGGAACCGCAGGCCCATGGTCTTCGAGGTGAGGGATCTCTGGCCCGCCATCCCCATCGCGATCGGCGCGCTCAAGAGCCGCCCGGCGATCCTGGCCGCCCAGCTGCTCGAGAAGACCGCCTACGCGGGGGCGGCGCACATCATCGCGCTCTCGCCAGGGATGAAGGCGGGGGTGGAGGCGGCGGGCGTGGCCTCGGAGAAGATCACCGTCATCCCCAACCTGTGCGACCCGGAGCGCTTCTTCGTCTCCGCCTCGGTGGGCGAGGCGTTCCGCCAGAAGTACGAGTGGCTCGGGGATCGGCCCATGGTGCTGTACGCGGGCACCCTGGGCCTGGTGAACGGGCTCGACTACATGGTCCGGCTCGCCGCGGAGATGCTGCGGCGGGACCCGGAGGTGCGCTTCGTCATCATGGGACAGGGGCGGGAGGAGAGCACGCTGCACGCCCTCTCCGAGCTGCTCTGCGTGCGCAACCGCAACCTCTTCTTCCTGCCCGCCGTGCCCAAGGCGGAGATGCCCGCGGTGCTCTCCGCGGCCACCATCGCCACCTCGTTCGTCACCGATGCGCCGTGCATGTATGACAACTCCGCCAACAAGGTCTTCGACGCGCTCGCCGCCGGCCGGCCGCTGGCCATCAACCACGGGGGCTGGCAGGCGGAGCTCATCGAGAAGGAGCAGATCGGCCTGTGCCTGCCGCCCCGGGACGTCCAGGCCGCGGCGGACCTGCTGGTGAACAAGGTCCGCGACACCCGGTGGCTCACCGAGGCGGGAGCGCGGGCCCGGCGGCTCGGCGTGGAGCGCTTCTCGGCGGACTCCGCGGCTCGCAAGCTGGCCGAGGTGCTGCAGCGCGCGGCAGGCCGTGCGTGA
- a CDS encoding lipopolysaccharide biosynthesis protein: MRWLRARSLGGNFAWTLAAGLVYALAQWGVLVIYARLGTMELLGEFALGLAITAPVMLLARMQLRTLQATDAQGAYGFEHYLGLMLLTVLAGVVLCCAIALVAGYPARARLVIALLAVAKGFEALSEVFYGALQRAERMSLIARSLIAKSVLSVVLVALALKVTGSTVVAVAALGLSWAIVLLLFDAQAYRREFGGASPWRPLWRAPWRDQSVRLKSLLGLAYALGITSLLSSLRPNIPRYVLEAHFGQAELGMYAALAYFTALGGRVVQALGQAVSPRLGRYYVAGDQRRYGRALAGFTGGAALVGVCSIAGAALLGRWALTLFYGAAYARNLQLFVWLMGAAALEYVCVSLQVGLTAARELKAQALMLAASIAVVALGSAVWVPSVGPLGAAWALALGWFVEVGASAWLTLRAWRRIGPQAVSTAPSG, translated from the coding sequence GTGAGGTGGCTTCGCGCCAGGTCACTGGGCGGGAACTTCGCGTGGACGCTCGCCGCGGGGCTGGTGTACGCGCTCGCCCAGTGGGGCGTGCTGGTCATCTACGCCCGGCTCGGCACCATGGAGCTGCTGGGCGAGTTCGCCCTCGGCCTGGCCATCACGGCCCCGGTGATGCTCCTGGCGCGGATGCAGCTGCGCACGCTCCAGGCCACGGACGCCCAGGGCGCGTACGGCTTCGAGCACTACCTCGGGCTGATGCTGCTCACCGTCCTGGCGGGCGTGGTGCTGTGCTGCGCCATCGCGCTGGTGGCGGGGTACCCGGCGCGCGCCCGCCTCGTCATCGCGCTGCTGGCCGTGGCCAAGGGCTTCGAGGCCCTCAGCGAGGTGTTCTACGGCGCCCTGCAACGCGCCGAGCGGATGAGCCTCATCGCCCGCTCGCTCATCGCCAAGAGCGTGCTCTCGGTGGTGCTCGTGGCGCTCGCCCTCAAGGTGACGGGGAGCACCGTCGTCGCGGTGGCCGCCCTGGGGCTCTCCTGGGCCATCGTGCTCCTCCTCTTCGATGCGCAGGCGTACCGGCGTGAGTTCGGCGGGGCATCACCCTGGCGCCCGCTGTGGAGGGCCCCCTGGCGCGATCAGTCCGTGCGCCTGAAGAGCCTGCTGGGGCTCGCGTACGCGCTCGGGATCACCTCCCTTCTGAGCTCCCTGCGCCCCAATATCCCCCGGTATGTGCTGGAGGCGCATTTCGGTCAGGCGGAGCTGGGCATGTATGCCGCGCTCGCCTACTTCACGGCGCTGGGAGGGCGGGTGGTGCAGGCGCTCGGACAAGCGGTGAGCCCTCGGCTGGGGCGCTACTACGTGGCGGGCGATCAGCGCCGCTACGGCCGCGCGCTCGCGGGCTTCACGGGTGGGGCGGCGCTGGTGGGCGTCTGCTCGATTGCCGGCGCCGCGCTGCTGGGGCGCTGGGCGCTGACGCTCTTCTACGGCGCCGCCTATGCGCGAAACCTCCAGCTGTTCGTCTGGCTGATGGGCGCCGCTGCCCTGGAGTACGTCTGCGTGAGCCTCCAGGTCGGCCTCACGGCGGCGAGGGAGCTCAAGGCGCAGGCGCTGATGCTCGCCGCCTCCATCGCGGTGGTCGCGCTGGGCAGCGCGGTGTGGGTGCCCTCCGTGGGCCCCCTGGGCGCGGCGTGGGCCCTGGCGCTGGGCTGGTTCGTCGAGGTGGGGGCCAGCGCCTGGCTCACGCTGCGGGCCTGGAGGCGCATCGGCCCGCAGGCGGTGAGCACGGCTCCGTCGGGGTAG